One Thalassophryne amazonica chromosome 10, fThaAma1.1, whole genome shotgun sequence genomic region harbors:
- the hsd17b7 gene encoding 3-keto-steroid reductase: protein MDRVVVVTGANSGIGLALCERLLSENTGGLQLCLACRNLRRAQAARYALLTSHPTAQVSLLQMDTSSITSVISAAEELKHRYNQLDCLYLNAGIMPSPQLDVKAFFIGLFSSSVITMFATGEGILMQKDSVTPDGLQEVFATNLFGHFLFVRELESVLCRADQTSQLIWTSSSNAHRSAFQLEDFQHRKGTQPYSSSKYATDLLSLALNTRYNRQGLYSSVICPGFVMTNMTYRILPSFPTFLWTLLMPIFWLIRVFTNTFTLTPYNGAEALLWLFRQNPESLDPRAKYHSLTSGLGNNYTQPRKMDIELDTSEAFYEKLLQLEDEVRKNLKEKQEHP, encoded by the exons ATGGACAGAGTGGTCGTAGTAACTGGAGCTAACAg TGGGATTGGCCTGGCGCTCTGTGAACGTCTCCTGTCAGAGAACACAGGGGGTCTCCAGCTCTGTCTGGCTTGCAGGAACCTGCGGCGGGCCCAGGCTGCTCGCTACGCGCTCCTCACCTCTCACCCTACTGCCCAGGTGTCCTTGTTGCAGATGGACACCAGCAGCATCACATCAGTCATCAGCGCCGCAGAGGAGCTCAAGCACAG GTACAACCAGTTGGACTGCCTCTACCTGAATGCGGGCATCATGCCAAGCCCACAGTTGGATGTCAAAGCCTTTTTCATTGGCCTGTTCTCCAG CAGTGTCATCACCATGTTTGCCACCGGTGAGGGGATTCTGATGCAGAAGGACAGCGTCACTCCTGACGGCTTGCaagaagtttttgcaaccaacctCTTTGGTCACTTCCTTTTT GTTCGGGAGCTGGAGTCAGTCCTGTGCCGTGCAGACCAGACCTCCCAGCTGATCTGGACTTCTTCCAGTAATGCTCACCGTTCAGCGTTTCAGCTTGAAGATTTTCAGCACCGGAAAGGCACTCAGCCGTACAGCTCGTCCAAGTACGCTACTGACCTTCTCAGCCTGGCACTGAACACTCGCTACAACCGACAG GGTTTGTACTCATCTGTGATTTGTCCGGGTTTTGTGATGACTAATATGACCTATCGCATCCTGCCCTCCTTCCCAACCTTCCTGTGGACTCTGCTCATGCCCATCTTTTGGCTT ATAAGAGTGTTCACCAATACCTTCACCCTGACACCTTATAATGGAGCTGAAGCACTg CTCTGGCTGTTCAGACAAAATCCTGAATCACTGGACCCTCGAGCCAAGTACCACAGCTTAACATCTGGACTTGGCAACAACTACACACAGCCACGCAAG ATGGACATTGAGTTGGACACTTCGGAAGCTTTTTATGAAAAATTGCTGCAACTTGAGGATGAAGTGAGGAAGAACTTGAAGGAAAAGCAAGAACATCCATGA